The following are from one region of the Bradyrhizobium septentrionale genome:
- a CDS encoding ABC transporter ATP-binding protein — MSALETSATLSPRASADRRVEVNGLCKSFQLAKTTIEAVRDVTFDVRRGEFVALLGPSGSGKSTVLNMIASLIRPTGGEILIDGKRVVAGKATPNVGYVFQRDTLFPWRTVADNIGYGLELAGVPMSERKERIAESVAQAGLKGFENAYPSALSGGMRQRAALMRTLIVEPQILLMDEPFGALDTHTKIDMHEVLLRIWEREQQTVLFVTHDLGEALTLADRIILFSARPGRIKDMFEVDFARPRDAVKVRETPHYAELFQHIWHSLGEEFVKGRSP; from the coding sequence TTGAGCGCCCTCGAGACAAGCGCCACTCTGTCGCCGCGCGCCTCGGCCGACCGCCGCGTCGAGGTCAATGGCCTGTGCAAGTCGTTCCAGCTCGCCAAAACCACGATCGAGGCTGTTCGCGACGTCACTTTCGACGTCCGGCGCGGCGAGTTCGTCGCGCTGCTCGGGCCGTCGGGCTCGGGCAAGAGCACCGTGCTCAACATGATCGCCTCGCTGATCCGCCCCACCGGCGGCGAGATCCTGATCGACGGCAAACGCGTCGTCGCCGGCAAGGCGACGCCAAATGTCGGCTACGTCTTCCAGCGCGATACGTTGTTTCCGTGGCGGACCGTTGCCGACAATATCGGCTATGGGCTGGAGCTGGCAGGCGTGCCGATGAGCGAACGGAAAGAGCGCATCGCGGAATCCGTCGCGCAGGCGGGACTGAAGGGATTTGAGAATGCCTATCCGTCCGCGCTGTCGGGCGGCATGCGGCAGCGCGCGGCGTTGATGCGGACCCTGATCGTCGAGCCGCAGATCCTGTTGATGGACGAGCCGTTCGGCGCGCTCGACACCCACACCAAGATCGACATGCACGAGGTGCTGCTCCGGATATGGGAACGCGAGCAGCAGACCGTGCTGTTCGTGACCCACGATCTCGGCGAGGCGCTGACGCTCGCCGACCGCATCATCCTGTTCTCGGCGCGGCCGGGCCGGATCAAGGACATGTTCGAGGTCGATTTCGCCCGCCCGCGCGATGCGGTGAAGGTGCGCGAGACCCCGCACTATGCCGAGCTGTTCCAGCACATCTGGCATTCGCTCGGCGAGGAATTCGTCAAGGGTCGCAGCCCATGA
- a CDS encoding integrase core domain-containing protein, which produces MGWMETCAVDERMRFVVAAQKHEESFAAVCRRFGVSRRVGYKWLARFEEEGAAGLFDRPRAPLHRPQSVAEKIAERCLEVRRAHPSWGPIKVLAFLERKSPRTAWPAASTIGELFDREGLTVKRKLRRRGPPSSAPFAGCEAANDVWCIDFKGWFLTGDGMRCEPLTLTDAYSRYLLRCQALARTDTDHVWPVLDAALREFGLPLYMRSDNGSPFASRGAGGLSRLSVKLIKAGVTPERIAPGKPQQNGRHERMHLTLLQDVANPPAPTMREQLKRLHSFQHLYNEERPHQSLDNATPADRYQASSRRFDGVLRKPEYADGQDVRSVRHNGEIKWLGNTIYISEALIGEPVGLAEDPDGWTVSYGPIVLGTIAHRGDQLRRPKRKAKGCGLEDNATRCPQGPQPQQQT; this is translated from the coding sequence ATGGGGTGGATGGAGACCTGTGCTGTGGATGAACGGATGCGGTTTGTGGTGGCGGCACAAAAGCACGAGGAGTCGTTTGCGGCGGTGTGCCGGCGGTTCGGAGTGAGCCGTCGGGTGGGCTACAAATGGCTTGCACGGTTCGAGGAAGAAGGCGCGGCCGGACTGTTCGATCGTCCGCGAGCTCCGCTGCATCGTCCACAAAGCGTTGCGGAGAAGATCGCTGAGCGCTGCCTTGAGGTGCGTCGGGCGCATCCTAGCTGGGGGCCGATCAAGGTGCTGGCCTTTCTCGAACGGAAGTCACCTCGGACGGCATGGCCCGCGGCAAGCACGATCGGCGAGCTGTTCGATCGTGAGGGGCTGACGGTGAAGCGCAAGCTGCGCCGGCGCGGGCCGCCCTCGAGCGCGCCCTTTGCCGGTTGCGAGGCGGCCAACGACGTCTGGTGCATCGACTTCAAGGGCTGGTTCCTGACCGGGGACGGCATGCGCTGCGAACCGCTGACGCTCACCGATGCCTATAGCCGCTATCTGCTGCGCTGCCAGGCCTTGGCACGCACCGACACGGATCATGTCTGGCCTGTGCTGGACGCTGCGTTGCGCGAGTTTGGGTTGCCACTCTACATGCGCTCGGACAACGGCTCGCCGTTTGCCTCGCGCGGCGCCGGAGGATTGTCACGACTGTCGGTCAAGCTGATCAAAGCCGGCGTGACGCCGGAGCGCATTGCACCGGGCAAACCTCAGCAGAACGGCCGCCATGAGCGGATGCATCTGACGCTGCTGCAAGACGTTGCCAATCCGCCGGCTCCCACCATGCGCGAGCAGCTCAAGCGCTTGCACAGCTTCCAGCATCTCTACAACGAAGAGCGTCCTCACCAATCGCTCGACAACGCCACGCCAGCCGACCGTTACCAGGCCTCCTCGCGCCGCTTCGACGGTGTCTTGCGCAAGCCGGAATACGCTGACGGTCAGGACGTCCGCTCGGTCCGGCACAACGGAGAGATCAAGTGGTTGGGCAACACGATCTATATCAGCGAAGCGCTGATCGGTGAGCCCGTCGGCTTGGCCGAGGACCCGGACGGCTGGACCGTCAGCTATGGCCCGATCGTGCTCGGCACGATCGCCCATCGCGGTGACCAACTCCGCAGACCCAAACGCAAGGCAAAAGGCTGTGGACTTGAGGACAACGCTACGCGTTGCCCTCAGGGTCCACAGCCCCAACAACAGACCTGA
- a CDS encoding ABC transporter permease, whose translation MKRYSMMNTIGWQILICAIVLSVWQWGYDLRTKLPWLVPDLLDPYFISKPSMIYENFLIQSCLKSKLGVFNGWFNGDFAKCRARNENNLWAATAITLKNTFFGFVTGVVSGFVAGLILGRSDRLSAIFQPFITAVNSIPRIALAPIIVLAFGIGDMSKIVTSWIVVVFLVFFNTFEGARSIDEGFTNAARLLGASEWQITRTVVIPSTMAWVFASLTPAISFALIGVIVGEFIGAERGIGRLIIESEARGEASGMMVAVVVLMLVGVVLSAIIWRLQAYLLRWQRQRSAE comes from the coding sequence ATGAAGCGTTACAGCATGATGAACACGATCGGCTGGCAGATCCTAATCTGCGCAATCGTGCTGTCGGTATGGCAATGGGGCTACGACCTGCGCACGAAACTGCCGTGGCTGGTGCCGGATCTGCTCGACCCGTACTTCATCTCGAAGCCGTCGATGATCTACGAGAATTTCCTGATCCAGAGCTGCCTCAAATCGAAGCTCGGCGTCTTCAACGGCTGGTTCAACGGCGACTTCGCAAAGTGCCGGGCGCGCAACGAGAACAATCTCTGGGCGGCGACCGCCATCACGCTGAAGAACACTTTCTTCGGCTTCGTCACCGGCGTGGTCAGCGGTTTCGTCGCCGGGCTGATCCTCGGGCGATCCGACCGCCTGAGCGCGATCTTCCAGCCCTTCATCACCGCGGTGAATTCGATCCCGCGGATTGCGCTGGCGCCCATCATCGTGCTGGCGTTCGGGATCGGCGACATGTCGAAGATCGTGACCTCCTGGATCGTGGTCGTGTTCCTGGTGTTCTTCAACACCTTCGAGGGCGCGCGCTCGATCGACGAGGGTTTTACCAATGCTGCGCGTCTGCTCGGCGCCAGCGAGTGGCAGATCACCCGCACCGTGGTGATCCCCTCGACCATGGCATGGGTGTTCGCCTCGCTGACACCTGCGATCTCGTTTGCGCTGATTGGCGTGATCGTCGGCGAATTCATCGGCGCTGAGCGCGGCATCGGCCGTCTTATCATCGAGTCGGAGGCGCGCGGCGAGGCTTCGGGCATGATGGTCGCGGTCGTGGTGCTGATGCTGGTCGGCGTCGTGCTGTCGGCGATCATCTGGCGGCTGCAGGCCTATCTCTTGCGCTGGCAGCGGCAACGCAGTGCGGAGTAG
- the garD gene encoding galactarate dehydratase: MDQSIGAQEQPRYIKLNERDNVAIVVNDFGLPAGSRFASGLTLCAFVPQGHKTALEDIAEGAPIIRYGEVIGHALSPILAGEWVDEARIRMPEAPPLDQLEIATAVPPALPPLEGFTFEGFRNADGSVGTKNILGISSSVQCVKGTMEYAVKRIRAELLPKYPNVDDVVPLTHAYGCGVAITAPDAVVPIRTLQNLALNPNFGGEILVVGLGCEKLAPERLVPEGISDAVVRMQDEAFDGFGAIVEAIMTQAQARLKVLNARTRETCPAADLVIGLQGGGSDAFSGVTANPAVGFAADLLVRAGATVMFSEVTEVRDAIQLLTRRAVNEDVGRALIREMAWYDAYLARGGADRSANTTPGNKKGGLANIVEKSLGSIVKSGSGPIAGVLSPGEKARQKGMLFAATPASDFICGTLQLASGMTLQVFTTGRGTPYGLAAAPVIKVATRSELARRWKDLIDFDAGCIATGEKTIEETGWDLFRLILDVASGRTKPWSDRWGIHNDLTLFNPAPVT; the protein is encoded by the coding sequence ATGGACCAGTCGATCGGCGCGCAGGAGCAGCCCCGCTACATCAAACTCAACGAACGCGACAATGTCGCGATCGTCGTCAATGATTTCGGCCTGCCGGCGGGCTCCCGCTTCGCCTCGGGCCTGACCTTGTGCGCCTTCGTGCCGCAGGGCCACAAGACCGCGCTGGAAGACATCGCCGAGGGTGCGCCGATCATCCGCTATGGCGAGGTGATCGGCCATGCGCTGTCGCCGATCCTGGCCGGCGAATGGGTCGACGAGGCGCGCATCCGCATGCCCGAGGCGCCGCCGCTCGATCAGCTCGAGATCGCGACCGCGGTGCCGCCTGCCCTGCCGCCGCTCGAAGGTTTTACCTTCGAAGGTTTTCGCAACGCCGACGGCTCGGTCGGCACCAAGAACATCCTCGGCATCTCCTCCTCCGTGCAATGCGTCAAGGGCACGATGGAATATGCCGTGAAGCGCATCCGCGCCGAGCTGTTGCCGAAATATCCCAATGTCGACGATGTCGTGCCGCTGACGCATGCCTATGGCTGCGGCGTCGCGATCACGGCACCCGACGCCGTGGTGCCGATCCGCACGCTGCAGAATCTCGCGCTCAATCCGAATTTCGGCGGCGAGATCCTGGTGGTCGGGCTCGGCTGCGAGAAGCTCGCGCCGGAGCGGCTGGTGCCGGAAGGCATCAGCGACGCTGTCGTGCGGATGCAGGACGAAGCCTTTGACGGCTTCGGCGCCATCGTCGAGGCGATCATGACCCAGGCCCAGGCCCGCCTGAAGGTGCTCAACGCCCGCACGCGCGAGACCTGCCCGGCCGCCGATCTCGTGATCGGCCTGCAAGGCGGCGGCAGCGATGCGTTCTCCGGCGTCACCGCGAATCCCGCGGTTGGCTTCGCCGCGGACCTGCTGGTTCGTGCCGGCGCCACCGTGATGTTCTCGGAAGTGACCGAGGTGCGCGATGCGATCCAGCTTCTGACCCGCCGCGCCGTTAACGAGGATGTCGGCCGCGCGCTGATCCGCGAGATGGCATGGTACGACGCCTATCTCGCCCGCGGCGGCGCCGACCGCAGCGCCAACACCACGCCGGGCAACAAGAAGGGCGGGCTCGCCAACATCGTCGAGAAGTCACTGGGCTCGATCGTCAAGTCGGGCTCCGGCCCGATCGCCGGCGTGCTGTCGCCGGGCGAAAAGGCGCGGCAGAAGGGCATGCTGTTTGCGGCGACACCCGCCAGCGACTTCATCTGCGGCACGCTGCAGCTCGCCTCCGGCATGACCTTGCAGGTGTTCACCACCGGCCGCGGCACGCCCTATGGCCTTGCCGCAGCACCGGTCATCAAGGTCGCGACCCGCAGCGAACTGGCGCGGCGCTGGAAGGATCTGATCGATTTCGACGCCGGCTGCATCGCGACCGGCGAGAAGACCATCGAGGAGACCGGCTGGGACCTGTTCCGCCTGATCCTCGATGTCGCCAGCGGCCGGACCAAGCCATGGTCGGACCGCTGGGGCATCCACAACGATCTGACGCTGTTCAACCCGGCGCCGGTGACCTAG
- a CDS encoding ABC transporter substrate-binding protein has protein sequence MPRVTMPHVSRRSALTVIAAGGAALAAGRAWAQAATGRAIYPVAVPVYQTQFVADRIGYFKEAGLDCKLVQGGSGVKTREIIASSQGDIGIGDVTHPMQLTNHGRAARVLLPVDTRSNSVMFIIRKDLKDQGINSLEAFTQWKRPDGRKPIVSVSSLGGTNHVWASYYMETMGLDDKVTWIGTGNVDTMLGSLKSKQVDILVSSLSLLNEAQQQGWGELLFDGTDEAIWNKHIGGKVPVTAHFTLQATIDKDSAKMQAFVTALWRASQWIKAHKPTEVYDAIEPYVGSTSRDANLLEITAIQKVADYEGTIDAASFARGEKVWFREMTGIKPLKIADVVNSNLIDAARKAYPG, from the coding sequence ATGCCGCGCGTCACCATGCCCCATGTGTCGAGGCGATCGGCCCTGACGGTGATCGCCGCGGGCGGCGCGGCGCTGGCTGCGGGGCGTGCGTGGGCGCAGGCGGCCACCGGCCGTGCGATCTATCCGGTCGCGGTGCCGGTCTATCAGACGCAATTTGTTGCGGATCGCATCGGCTACTTCAAGGAAGCCGGGCTCGACTGCAAGCTGGTGCAGGGCGGCAGCGGCGTGAAGACCCGCGAGATCATCGCCTCGTCGCAGGGCGATATCGGCATCGGCGACGTCACCCATCCGATGCAGCTGACCAATCACGGCCGCGCCGCGCGCGTGCTGCTGCCGGTCGACACACGGTCGAACTCGGTGATGTTCATCATCCGCAAGGATCTGAAGGACCAGGGCATCAACTCGCTGGAGGCCTTCACGCAGTGGAAGCGGCCCGACGGCCGCAAGCCGATCGTCTCGGTGTCCTCGCTCGGCGGCACCAACCATGTCTGGGCGTCCTACTACATGGAAACCATGGGGCTCGACGACAAGGTGACCTGGATCGGCACCGGCAATGTCGACACCATGCTGGGATCGCTGAAGTCGAAGCAGGTCGATATCCTGGTCAGCTCGCTGTCGCTGTTGAACGAGGCGCAGCAGCAGGGTTGGGGCGAACTGCTGTTCGACGGCACCGACGAGGCGATCTGGAACAAGCATATCGGCGGCAAGGTGCCGGTGACCGCGCATTTCACGCTGCAGGCGACCATCGACAAGGACTCGGCGAAGATGCAGGCCTTCGTCACCGCGCTGTGGCGTGCGTCGCAATGGATCAAGGCGCACAAGCCGACGGAGGTCTATGACGCCATCGAGCCCTATGTCGGCAGCACCTCGCGCGATGCCAATCTGCTCGAGATCACGGCGATCCAGAAGGTCGCGGACTATGAGGGCACGATCGACGCCGCAAGCTTTGCGCGCGGCGAGAAGGTCTGGTTCCGCGAGATGACCGGCATCAAGCCGCTCAAGATCGCCGACGTGGTCAACTCCAACCTGATCGACGCGGCGCGAAAGGCCTATCCGGGTTGA
- the leuB gene encoding 3-isopropylmalate dehydrogenase, with amino-acid sequence MSTQSNMVKVAVVGGEGIGPEVTAQSRRVLDWFAAKRNVPMTLREAQYGLIPYLATGKVLPEDTAEAMDEADAILWGATGGPETTEVPAAARKAGSLLGLRRKYDLYANLRPIVASPALSASAPLKAEVLDGVDFVIIRELTSGIYFGEPRGIETLPDGQRRGFNTEQYTTNQIRRVARSAFELARTRRNKVCSVDKANVLETSVVWREEMIRLHKEEFSDVELTHLYVDNAAMQIVREPRQFDVMVTGNIFGDILSDCAAMASGSLGMLPSASLGPVDRFGRRKALYEPVHGSAPDIAGKGIANPLGSILSVAMLLRLTLNRPEDADLLEKAVQTALASGARTADIAEAGAKKLSSVQMGDAVLGALDRISAKEHA; translated from the coding sequence ATGAGCACGCAATCCAACATGGTCAAGGTCGCCGTCGTCGGCGGCGAGGGCATCGGCCCCGAGGTCACCGCGCAGTCGCGCCGCGTGCTCGACTGGTTCGCAGCGAAACGTAACGTGCCGATGACGCTGCGCGAGGCGCAATACGGCCTGATCCCGTATCTGGCGACCGGCAAGGTGCTGCCCGAGGACACGGCGGAGGCGATGGACGAGGCCGACGCGATCCTGTGGGGCGCGACCGGCGGGCCGGAGACGACCGAAGTGCCCGCGGCGGCGCGCAAGGCTGGCAGTCTGCTCGGCCTGCGCAGAAAATACGATCTCTACGCCAATTTGCGGCCCATCGTGGCGAGCCCGGCGCTGTCGGCGTCGGCGCCGCTCAAGGCCGAGGTACTCGACGGCGTCGACTTCGTCATCATCCGCGAATTGACCAGCGGCATCTATTTCGGCGAGCCGCGCGGCATCGAGACATTGCCCGATGGCCAGCGCCGCGGTTTCAACACCGAGCAATACACCACCAACCAGATCCGCCGCGTGGCGCGCTCGGCTTTCGAGCTGGCGCGGACCCGGCGCAACAAGGTCTGTTCGGTCGACAAGGCCAATGTGCTGGAGACCAGCGTGGTCTGGCGCGAGGAGATGATCAGGCTGCACAAGGAGGAGTTCTCCGACGTCGAGCTGACCCATCTCTATGTCGACAACGCCGCGATGCAGATCGTGCGCGAGCCGCGGCAATTCGACGTGATGGTGACCGGCAACATCTTCGGTGACATCCTGTCCGACTGCGCGGCAATGGCTTCGGGCTCGCTCGGCATGCTGCCGTCGGCCTCGCTCGGCCCGGTCGATCGCTTCGGCCGGCGCAAGGCGCTGTATGAGCCGGTGCATGGCAGCGCGCCCGACATCGCGGGCAAGGGCATCGCCAATCCGCTCGGCTCGATCCTCAGCGTTGCGATGCTGCTGCGCCTGACATTGAACCGGCCTGAAGATGCGGACCTGCTGGAAAAGGCGGTGCAGACCGCGCTGGCGTCCGGCGCGCGCACGGCGGATATTGCGGAAGCCGGCGCGAAAAAACTGTCGAGCGTCCAGATGGGCGACGCGGTGCTCGGCGCGCTGGACAGGATCTCGGCCAAGGAGCACGCGTGA
- the leuC gene encoding 3-isopropylmalate dehydratase large subunit, with amino-acid sequence MPGRSLLEKIWDQHVIARLSEDTDLLHIDRHLLHDLGGSRGLLDLKSRGLKVHNPELVFATPDHALSTAPGRAGTSKIGMELLAALRLETAASGITLFDVDQPGQGIVHVIGPELGLSLPGATIVCGDSHTCTHGGLGALAFGIGSSELTHVLATQALIQKRPKTMRARFEGKLPLGVTAKDMILALIGHVGAAGGTGYAVEYAGSAIRALPIEGRLTICNLSIELGAKMGMVAPDEKTFEFLRGRPHAPQGEMWDLAVKAWRELPSEPDAVFDREVVIDVEKIIPQVTWGISPEHVVGVDGVIPDPKTVDDPARRAAIETALEYMGLQGGAPIAGTPVDWVFIGSCTNSRLSDLRAAAEVARGRKVAAGVRAWVVPGSENVKREAVAEGLDKIFIDAGFEWREPGCSMCLAANGEVVAPGQRSVSTSNRNFVGRQGPRARTHLASPASAAASAIAGVIADVRMMGR; translated from the coding sequence ATGCCCGGACGAAGTTTGCTCGAGAAGATCTGGGACCAGCATGTCATTGCCCGCCTCAGCGAGGACACCGATCTCCTGCATATCGACCGCCATCTGCTGCACGATCTCGGCGGCTCGCGCGGCCTACTCGACCTGAAGAGCCGTGGCCTCAAGGTTCACAATCCCGAACTGGTCTTTGCGACGCCGGACCATGCGCTGTCGACGGCGCCCGGTCGCGCCGGAACCAGCAAGATCGGCATGGAATTGCTGGCCGCGCTTCGCCTCGAGACCGCGGCGAGCGGCATCACGCTGTTCGATGTCGACCAGCCCGGCCAGGGCATCGTTCACGTCATCGGGCCGGAACTCGGCTTGAGCCTGCCGGGCGCGACGATCGTCTGCGGCGACAGCCATACCTGCACCCATGGTGGCCTCGGCGCGCTCGCCTTCGGCATCGGATCGAGCGAGCTCACCCATGTGCTGGCGACGCAGGCGCTGATCCAGAAGCGTCCGAAAACGATGCGCGCGCGTTTCGAGGGCAAGCTGCCGCTCGGCGTCACCGCCAAGGACATGATCCTGGCGCTGATCGGGCATGTCGGCGCCGCCGGCGGCACCGGCTATGCCGTCGAATATGCCGGCAGCGCGATCCGGGCGCTGCCGATCGAGGGCCGGCTCACGATCTGCAACCTCTCGATCGAGCTCGGCGCCAAGATGGGGATGGTGGCGCCGGACGAAAAGACCTTTGAATTCCTGCGCGGCCGCCCCCATGCGCCGCAGGGCGAGATGTGGGACCTCGCGGTGAAGGCGTGGCGCGAATTGCCGAGCGAGCCGGACGCGGTGTTCGACCGCGAGGTCGTGATCGATGTCGAAAAGATCATCCCGCAGGTGACCTGGGGCATCAGCCCCGAGCACGTCGTCGGCGTCGATGGCGTCATTCCCGATCCGAAGACGGTCGACGATCCGGCGCGGCGCGCCGCGATCGAAACCGCGCTTGAGTACATGGGCCTGCAAGGCGGAGCGCCGATCGCCGGCACGCCGGTCGACTGGGTGTTCATCGGCTCCTGCACCAACAGCCGGCTGAGCGATCTGCGCGCCGCGGCCGAGGTCGCGCGTGGCCGCAAGGTCGCGGCCGGCGTGCGGGCCTGGGTGGTGCCGGGCTCTGAAAACGTCAAGCGCGAGGCGGTCGCCGAGGGGCTCGACAAGATCTTCATCGACGCCGGCTTCGAATGGCGCGAGCCGGGCTGCTCGATGTGCCTTGCCGCCAATGGCGAGGTGGTGGCGCCCGGGCAGCGCTCGGTCTCGACCTCGAACCGCAATTTCGTCGGCCGCCAGGGGCCGCGCGCGCGGACGCATCTGGCGAGCCCCGCGAGCGCCGCGGCCTCGGCCATTGCCGGCGTGATCGCCGACGTCAGGATGATGGGACGCTGA
- the leuD gene encoding 3-isopropylmalate dehydratase small subunit, translated as MPKPFDKLTATAAPIMRANIDTDVIIRIERLVGNSIRGTLGKWAFGSLRYLADGSENPEFILNREPYREAEILVTGPNFGCGSSREGAVWSLQERGIRAIIGSGFGDIFFANCFQNGILPVIVDKAVVDQLAADIEATQGAGKVSIDLEAQTIVSPSGARHSFEIDPRRRDGLLKGLDEVALTLQRDDEIHAFQAADRAARPWIHSTRTPASRTSA; from the coding sequence ATGCCGAAACCGTTCGACAAGCTCACCGCGACCGCCGCGCCGATCATGCGCGCCAATATCGATACCGACGTCATCATCCGCATCGAGCGCCTGGTCGGCAACTCGATCCGCGGCACGCTCGGCAAATGGGCGTTCGGCTCGCTGCGCTATCTCGCCGACGGCTCGGAGAATCCGGAGTTCATCCTCAACCGCGAGCCATACCGCGAGGCCGAGATCCTGGTGACGGGGCCGAATTTCGGCTGCGGCTCGTCGCGCGAGGGCGCGGTGTGGTCGCTGCAGGAGCGGGGCATCCGCGCCATCATCGGCTCGGGCTTCGGCGACATCTTCTTCGCCAACTGCTTCCAGAATGGAATCCTGCCCGTCATCGTCGACAAGGCGGTGGTCGATCAGCTTGCCGCCGACATCGAGGCGACGCAGGGCGCGGGCAAGGTCTCGATCGATCTCGAGGCGCAGACCATCGTCTCGCCGTCGGGCGCGCGGCATTCGTTCGAGATCGACCCGCGGCGGCGCGACGGGCTCCTGAAGGGGCTCGACGAGGTGGCGCTGACGCTGCAGCGCGACGACGAGATCCACGCCTTCCAGGCCGCCGACCGCGCGGCGCGGCCCTGGATTCATTCTACAAGGACACCCGCTTCAAGGACATCGGCATGA
- a CDS encoding aldehyde dehydrogenase family protein, with translation MTAHQKNFIAGEWVDGTGITRDINPSNTADVVGEYAKADKAQTEKAIAAAKAAFPAWARSTPQERFDALTKISVEILARKEELGRLLAREEGKTLPEGIGEVARAGQIFAFFAGEALRLIGEKGASVRPGLDVEITREPVGVVGMITPWNFPIAIPAWKIAPALCYGNSVVFKPAELVPGSAHALSEIIARSGIPAGVFNLVVGSGSVVGQTLLEHPDVAAISFTGSVQTGRKIAQACVLSNPMKKFQLEMGGKNPLVVLDDADLKVAVEVAVNGAYFSTGQRCTASSRLIVTAGIHDRFVAAMTERMKGLSVDDALKSGVHVGPVVDQSQLDQDLRYIKIGQDEGARLHGGGELLNRETPGFYLQPALFTEATNTMRIAREEIFGPVACVIRAKDYEEALAISNDTEFGLASGICTTSLKYASHYKRNSEAGMVMVNLPTAGVDYHVPFGGRKGSSYGAREQGAYAREFYTTVKTAYTYPG, from the coding sequence ATGACAGCCCACCAGAAGAACTTCATCGCCGGCGAATGGGTCGACGGAACAGGCATCACGCGGGACATCAATCCCTCCAACACAGCCGATGTGGTCGGCGAATACGCCAAGGCCGACAAGGCGCAGACCGAAAAGGCGATCGCCGCGGCGAAGGCCGCCTTCCCGGCCTGGGCGCGCTCAACGCCGCAGGAGCGCTTTGACGCGCTGACCAAGATTTCCGTCGAAATCCTCGCCCGCAAGGAAGAGCTCGGCCGCCTGCTCGCGCGTGAGGAAGGCAAGACGCTGCCGGAAGGCATCGGCGAGGTGGCGCGCGCCGGTCAGATCTTCGCGTTCTTTGCCGGCGAAGCGCTGCGGCTGATCGGCGAGAAGGGCGCATCTGTTCGTCCCGGCCTCGACGTCGAGATCACCCGCGAGCCGGTCGGCGTCGTCGGCATGATCACGCCGTGGAATTTCCCGATCGCGATTCCCGCCTGGAAGATTGCGCCCGCGCTCTGCTACGGCAATTCAGTGGTGTTCAAGCCGGCCGAGCTGGTGCCGGGCTCGGCGCATGCGCTGTCCGAGATCATCGCGCGCTCCGGCATTCCGGCAGGGGTGTTCAACCTCGTGGTCGGCTCGGGCTCGGTGGTCGGCCAGACCCTGCTCGAACATCCCGATGTCGCCGCGATCTCCTTCACCGGCTCGGTTCAGACCGGCCGCAAGATCGCGCAGGCCTGCGTGCTTTCCAATCCCATGAAGAAGTTCCAGCTCGAGATGGGCGGCAAGAACCCGCTGGTCGTGCTCGACGACGCCGACCTCAAGGTCGCGGTCGAGGTCGCCGTCAACGGCGCCTACTTCTCCACCGGCCAGCGCTGCACGGCGTCCTCGCGCCTGATCGTCACCGCAGGAATTCACGACCGCTTCGTCGCCGCGATGACCGAGCGGATGAAGGGGCTCTCGGTGGATGACGCGCTGAAGAGCGGCGTGCATGTCGGCCCTGTGGTCGACCAGAGCCAGCTCGATCAGGACCTCCGCTATATCAAGATCGGCCAGGACGAAGGCGCCCGCCTGCATGGGGGCGGCGAGCTGTTGAACCGCGAGACGCCCGGCTTCTATCTGCAGCCGGCGCTGTTCACCGAAGCCACCAACACCATGCGCATCGCGCGCGAGGAGATTTTTGGGCCGGTCGCCTGCGTGATCCGCGCCAAGGATTATGAGGAGGCGCTCGCGATCTCCAACGACACCGAGTTCGGCCTCGCCTCGGGCATCTGCACCACGAGCCTGAAATACGCCTCGCATTACAAGCGCAACAGCGAGGCCGGCATGGTGATGGTCAATCTGCCGACCGCCGGCGTCGACTATCACGTGCCGTTCGGCGGCCGCAAAGGCTCGAGCTACGGCGCGCGCGAACAGGGCGCCTATGCCCGCGAGTTCTACACTACGGTGAAGACGGCTTATACTTATCCCGGCTAA